Below is a genomic region from Haliotis asinina isolate JCU_RB_2024 chromosome 14, JCU_Hal_asi_v2, whole genome shotgun sequence.
TTTTCCACCTCTGCATCACCACTATTGTTTTCCACCTCTGCATCACCCACTATTGTTTTCCACCTCTGCATCACCCACTATTGTTTTCCACCTATGCATCACCCACTATTGTTTTCCATAAGAACAATCTGAATAGAATAGCATTAAATCGTAACATCTTATGAATCAACGAACAGTcaccaaaacagaaaacaaaacctTGTCAAATTACAACATGCATCATTAAAACAGGTATCTTTTTTCAacataataaacaaacaaaaatgtttcattatgtaAGCAATAAATTAGTAAACACACCTACCGTTTCTTGTTTACTATCCAGCAGTAATACACGTTTGTAAAACACATCTCTCAAGTGTACAACGAAAACTTACCAATTTAGCCCCAGGTATTGATACAGCTGACACAATTCTGTCAAGCACAGGCACAGGAAAATATACAAGAATCTAAACTAGGCAGCTCAccagatgaaatgttttcagCCTCAAACCTGGTATGCTTCAGGTAAAAACTTGGTATGCTGCACACTATGGGCTGTTGGCATAAATGTCAGAACTCAGACTGGGGATGAAGATGAAAGATGATCGtgtgacacaatgtaaacaaagccTATTGCTGCAGTCCATGCAGTATATAGGCCACTAGCGTATCACACTGGCCACCTAAGACAAACTCACAATTACAACTGTTTCTAGGAGATAATGAATGCATGTTTGGTTTACTGTTTAGTTAATGGGATTGGTTCTCTATTGCTGCTATCTAACTGGTAGTTCAGCATCATGTGcagtagctcagtggttaaagtgtttgcttgtcaagcttatgaaatgagtttagtttctcatgttggtacaatgtgtgaagcccatttctgatccCCCCTACGCTGACATTGCTTGAATAGCCCTAACAGTGgggtaaaacacaactcactcaatcGCCCATCTGCAATTCTGAATTAAGAATGGGACCCTACAACACATGTActgctagtctgtctcacagtccctgaaccatattattttctgtATAGCCtggccctccctgcagtgttaAATCCCTAAATGAATcaggtctagatttccttaggttcATAAATcaggtctagatttccttaggttcATGAATCAGGTCtggatttcctcaggttcatgAATcaggtctagatttcctcaggttctgaatctcccaaaACACTGGGGTTCCTTTACAAAAGCGTacatttgttactatcaaaattatatacattcagcGACAAAGCATTAGTCTGGTGTCCTGGTAGTAATTTTTTTCAGATTAGTCCAGTTAATCACTACATGAGAAATTACCTATAACATCACGTGAGGGAGTGAACTGGGtcttatgttgcttttagcaatattccagcaatatcatatcaaacctgggtcttcagcgctAAAACATCAAGAATCAGGTGTTGTCTCCCTGACTACAGAAAGATGAGAAATTTTGTCATGAATGACTAATTATTGTGAaactgaaaaactaaaacaagtGTTCTTTAGTTAACTTGAGTAGTATATTTCCCATACATCATGGAATACCCAAGTGTTTGTAGTATCAGAGCCACTTCTCCGTGATGGAGAAAACAAGCCAGGCAGGAAATCTCATAAGTGTTGCCTGCTACAGAGGGAATAAATCGGACGTGTTCACATCCGCTCAGTTGTGTTCGAAATGATGTGGTTGCAATTTGGGAATTTGGAGGTTGTAAGTTTCTTAACAACTGAATCTAGAAATATCAGAAAAGGCATAATTTTCTGTCCTTGACTTGACAGAAACAGAAAGATTTCAAGTTTTGGCATAAATACTATCAGCAATACAGTAACTATTAATCATATGACCAGTATTGTTATTGGTTCTTAAACTACTGCTGTCTTTCCGTACCACAGTTTCCAccaatattttcattacaatctcCACCAGTGCTGTAACCACTATATATTTCCACCAATGCTGTCACCACTATTTCTAGTGCTGTCACCACTATTTCAACCAATGATGTCACCACTATTTCCACCAATGATGTCACCACTATTTCCATCAACCCTTTCACCACTATTTCCAGTGCTGTCACTATTTCCACCAATGAAGTCACCACTATTTCCAATGCTGTCACCACTATTTCAACCAATGCTGTCACCACTATTTCCAGTGCTGTCACCACTATTTCAACCAATGCTGTCACCACTATTTCCACCAATGATGTCACCACTATTTCCATCAACCCTTTCACCACTATTTCCACCAACCCTTTCACCACTATTTCAACCAATGCTGTCACCACTATTCCCATCAATGATGTCACCACTATTTCCAATAATGTTCTCCACCAGTACTGTCCCCAATATTTTCATCACTATTTCCACCTACACAGTGACTCTATTTCCACCAAAACTGTGACCACTACTTCCACCAATACTCTCACCAGTATTTTGTCAATCAATGCTGTCATCACTATTTCCACCAAAACTGTGACCACTACTTCCACCAATACTCTCACCAGTATTTTGTCAATCAATGCTGTCATCTCTATTTCCACCAAAACTGTGACCACTACTTCCACCAATACTCTCACCAGTATTTTGTCAATCAATGCTGTCATCACTATTTCCACCAAAACTGTGACCACTACTTCCACCAATACTCTCACCAGTATTTTGTCAATCAATGCTGTCATCACTATTTCCACCAAAACTGTGACCACTACTTCCACCAATCCTCTCACCAGTATTTTGTCAATCGATGCTGTCATCACTATTTCCACCAAAACTGTGACCACTACTTCCACCAATACTCTCACCAGTATTTTGTCAATCAATGCTGTCATCTCTATTTCCACCAATATTGTCAGCAtcattttaagcaatattaTCACCATTATTCCTATCACtgtgctgccatatagctggaatattgctgtcagtgcagcgtaaaactaagctcccTCACCCTATCACTGTTGTCATAAAACTCTTCTTTCCAACACAGTCACCTGTTTCCATCAACACTGTCACCACTATTTCCACCAATGCTGTCAACACTGTTTCAACCAATATTGTCACCATTATTTCCACTACTGTTAACATCTCTATTTCCATCAATGCTGTCACCAATATTTCCACCAGTGCTGTCACCACTAATTCCAATGCTGTCACCAATACTGTCATCACTATTTTTACCAACATAGTCTCCTCTATTTCCACTAATACTGTCTCCACTTTTTCCACCAATGCTGTTGCCACTACTTCCACCACTGCTGTCACCATTATTTTTCCACCAATGCTGTAGCCACTATTTCCACCAATGCTGTCTCCACTTTCCCCACCAATGCTGTCACCACTTTTTCCACCAATGCCGTGTCTAAAGCATTTCAGTCATGAATTAGTTTGGTACAACTATCATCCCTACAATTCACAATGCCGTCATTGATACACCAATATTGTCATCAATGCTATAATCATCAATACTGTATCCAGTACTGTTGTCAGTGACAATAACATCCATTCAATACAGTCATCATTTCATCACTACTGTAATCAATACTGCCATCAATGCCAGCATCAATATTATCAGTACTGTCATCAATACTttatattatcatcatcatttcatCACTACTGTAATCAATACTGCCATCAGTGCCAGCATCAATATTATCAGAACTGTCATCAATACTTTATATTATCATCAA
It encodes:
- the LOC137260724 gene encoding uncharacterized protein is translated as MKIRSAVTTISTNDVTTISTNDVTTISINPFTTISSAVTISTNEVTTISNAVTTISTNAVTTISSAVTTISTNAVTTISTNDVTTISINPFTTISTNPFTTISTNAVTTIPINDVTTISNNVLHQYCPQYFHHYFHLHSDSISTKTVTTTSTNTLTSILSINAVITISTKTVTTTSTNTLTSILSINAVISISTKTVTTTSTNTLTSILSINAVITISTKTVTTTSTNTLTSILSINAVITISTKTVTTTSTNPLTSILSIDAVITISTKTVTTTSTNTLTSILSINAVISISTNIVSIILSNIITIIPITVLPYSWNIAVSAA